The Polluticoccus soli sequence AAAACATTACCGGTACCGGTAATGTTTTGTGAAAATGACGGTGTGGATAACCCTTGCGGTACAACTGTTGACCAAAGGCCTTTTAGTTTGACTGTTGCGCTAACTGAGTTGGCCGGGTTACTTACATAACCGGTATCATTGGCATTTACAGTTGTGGTTCCCAATACCACTTCAATATTACCAATAGGCTCAAGAGTAGCAGGAGATACGTAAGTGGCTTTGTAAACCGTGCCTTTTACCTGGACATCTGAAATTGTCTTTACCTCGTTTGTGCGATAAAGTAGTTCACCTGTAATCGCATCGATAAAGCCATTTAGCTCAACCGGTTTGCCCTCCCCTTCAATACCTTTCGCTGTAAATTCCCAGGCGGGTTGTAATGTGTATCCATTTTGTGCTGGAACGGGGAACCATATCCAGTCGTTTGCCACAACTACAGACGAAAGGCTTACCCCTGCAACATCTTCCAATATATTAGATGACGCCGAAACATCATCTTTGGACAATACAGGGCTTGTACTCTTTATTGTCTTACCGAAAGAAGTATTGTTTACACGCACCAATCTCTCATCTTTTGTAAAGCGGAAGCTCAGCTTGGTAAACATTACTTTGTGTCCATTTATTACTTGCTCATAATCGACATAGTGAGCCTTGGGAGCTGCCGCATTACGTACAAGATTCCACTCAGTGTTCGCAACGCCAAGTTGTTTTAGCAGTTTGCTCATCACTGTCTGTGATTTCTCCAGCGGAGATTGTCCGCTTATTACCATTGCATCGCCATAGATATCTGAAAATCCACCGGTGATTTTATCAGTAGTCAGTTTCCACCCTGGAAAATTCTGCCGCACCTGTTCACGGGTAGCCGCATGTGATTCCCTATTTAAAATGCCAACTTGCTCATGACCGGCGAAAACCGATTTCTGATAAGAAGGACCGTGCTCCTGGTGCTGCGCAATAGCAGGAGCAAATGCGGCGGCCAAGCCAACCGTAATTAAAAGTTTCTTCATTTTTTGGGTAACAAAAATTGTGAGTGCCTCGAAAATAGCCATTTGTACAGACATTAAAAAATCGTTAACTCTTGTATCTACAGAAAAGAACATTTGCATGACAAACCGGGAAACAATGACTTTGAACATTGCATACTTTCAATGCAAATGCAAGTATTTATTGTATGCACTAGGCAATTTCAGATTAGTCTAGAAAAAATTTAAAAAAAGATTTTGCAGTGAAAAGTATCTGCGTATCTTTGCGCTCCATTCCGGTAAGGAATACGGTTGATTCCGTAGCTCAGTTGGTAGAGCAATACACTTTTAATGTATGGGTCTTGGGTTCGAGTCCCAACGGGATCACAGAAAAGGGTTACTGAAAAGTAACCCTTTTTCATTTTACAGGATCTCGAAAAAACTCAACAAACTACAAATAAAAAAAGCGCCCGACAGTGGAGGCGCTTTCTAGTATTTGTGAATATTATTATTCCTTCACCACAAAACGGAGATTGTCAGTGCGCCCATCGATGGTAACGCGCAGCATGTATATGCCTGCGGCGTTGTGGCCACCCAGATCCACATCTATCTCCAGCTTCCCGCCTTTTAGCTCAGTAGCATTATTAAATACCACCTGGCCTACAGCATTCAGCACTTCAACAGAAGCACTGATGTTAGCAGCAGCCTTCGTCGCGCCTATTACTGTAAACCTTCCTTCATTCGGGTTAGGGAACAGGATCAGCTCATCGAAAGAAGAAGTAACAGTGTTGATACCGGTTACTTTAGCTACTTCCAAAGTATTACTGAGCAGGAACTCAGGATTAGCGCACTCGATATTTGAGTGTACAAACACGTTTATCTTATCAGCAGGGCTAAGACCGATACCTTTGTAGACGGGACCAGTAGCGCCCGGCACGTCGTGGCCGTTCTTTCGCCACTGAAAGGTTGGATTAATGCCGCCATTGGTCAGTGTGGCCATGAAATTGATACCACCTGCATCAGGCACGGCTGCAATAGAAAGCGTTGGTACCGGCGAGGGAGTGACCTCAACACTTATCGGCGGACTCATTACAGGAAAGACACACACCATGCTGCTGGTGAGCTTGCAGGTTATCACATTCCCGTCTACCAGGGCGTTGTTACTGTATACTGCCTGTGCAGCACCCGGTATTGGTGATCCGTTCACGTACCATTGGTAGGCAGGATTGACACCACTATTGGTATGGTAGGTATAGAACGTAAACGGTGTTTTCTCACAACCAACCGAGTCCGGTGACACAGCTAGGTTGACACTGGCTGTGCCTATGGCATTCATCGTCATAGTCAACGTGTTGCTGGTTGCCGGCTTTGGTGTCGAACAAGGTATAGATGTAGTTACTACACAGCTGACAGTGTTGCCAGTAGTAAGCGCTGCATCTACATAGGTAGGACTATTTGTGCCCACATTGCTGCCATTTAATTTCCACTGGTAGGTTGGATTAGAACCCACATTTGTAGCAACGGCAGTAAAAGTCACCGGCAGTCCTATACAGCTTACAGTATTGCCAGGAGTAGAGGTAATGGTAACAGCTGCTGCAACATTGGGCCATATGGTCATATTTACCGGTGCGCTGTTCACGATCGTAGGTGAAGCACAAGCTGCAGTGCTTATCATTTCGCAGCTGATCACGTCGCCGGTTGCCAAAGTAGTGCCCGGCGCATAGCTGCTGCCGGTACCTACTACTAAGCCGTTCTTTTTCCATTGGTAAGCGGGAGTGCCAGCATTGGTAACAGTTGGTGTAAATGTAATTGAAGCACCAGAGCATGCATCACCGCCTGGCGCCTGCGTCGATGTAATAGAAACAGTTGGCGTCACTAATGCGGTGATCGTTTTGCTCAGTGTTCCTGTAGCTGTTGCGGTAGTAATACACTGAGTAATGCTGCTGGTCATTGTAACGCTGACAGTGTGCAAGCCCGCGCTCAGAGTGCCGTTGTCGGTATAGCTTGGAAAGTTGGTGCCTACAGGAGATCCATCTATTTTCCATTGGTAGGTTGGAGTGTTCCCAGCATTTTGAGGGTTGGCCACGAATGTCAACACGCCGCCAATACACGCTATAGGCGAAGGCACTGTTGATATAGAAACAGAAGGGGTCACGGTGGTGGTCACATTCATGCTGATGGCATTACTTGTTGCCGGTTTGGGTATCGCGCAGGTAGCACTGATCATTTCACAGGTTATCAGGTCGCCCTGCGCCAGTGTCGTACCAGCATTATAGGTCGCGCTATTGGAACCTACATTCGAACCGTTTTTCTTCCACTGATAAGTTGGTGTAGTACCGCCGCCTGTCGGCGTAGCCGTAAAGGTTACACTGGTACCCGAGCAAATGTTATTGCCCGGATTAGCCACAATGCTTACCGAAGCTGGGACATTAGCATTTACTATTATGGTTGAATTAGCACTAGCGGTAGTAGGCCAAACGCAGCCATTAATGTTTGGTGTCATTACCACGCTCACTACGTCACCATTGTTCAGGCTGCTGTTGCCCCAGTTGCTGGTAGTGGCTACAACGTTGCCGTTTAACTTCCATTGATAGCTGGGGGTCAGTCCTCCATTGATTGGGGTGACGTTGAAAAGCACTGCTGTACCTGGGCAGATAGCGGTGTTAGGTGTTTGGATTATCGACACCGCAGGCACCAGTGCTGATTTGTACGTTATGGTATCTGGACTTGAAGTGGCCGTTGGCGATGAAGGACAAGTTACATTTGGAGTCATCACCACATCTATTATATCACCGGCAGCAGGTACCAGGCTATATGCTGCACCTGTTGAAACGTTTACCGCATTCTTTCTCCACTGATAGGTTGGCGAAGCGCCACCGCCAGTTGGAGTGGCGGTAAAGGTTACACTGGTGCCCGGACAGATATTGTTGCCCGGATTAGCCACAGTGCTTACCGATGCAGGAGTGTTGGCGTTTACTATAACGCTATTTGTTGCAGAATCCTTACACCCCTTGTCACTGGTGCCAATTAGCTTGACATTATAAGCACCAGCTGCAGTATAATTACGGATACCATTAACAGTTGTACCCGATGTTCCATCACCATAGCTCCATGCATAAGTCATACTACCTGCCGCAATAGTAGAATTATTGCTAAACGAAAAGCTGTTGCCATTTAAACATTGTGTAGCGCTTGAACTAATAGAATATCCAACTGTTGGTAGCGGAGCAGGTGAAACAGTAAAGGGGATAGTTTCCGTGATGTCCATTGGAAGTCCGCAGTTGTTCAATAAGGTATTCCCGTCACTGCCATTTTTAACATGTAATGTATAATTACCCGCTGCGATGTTTGTCGGAAGCGTTAGCTGTAGCGCCGAGGTGAAAGTACTAGGACCACAACCAATGCCTGCCGCTGCAGGAATAGCTATGTTGCCCGGCATCAGATAAAAATCACTACCGTTAGTAGCAATCGAGCCGCAGTCAACAGACGCGTCAAGTTTTACAAACAGATTTTTGTTACAGGTATTTACAGCAACAGAATCAAGTTCTGGAGCAATATTTACCGGTACGCTAGTACCACCAGTAAATGCAAGCGTATAGCCGCTCTGGTTGGATGATGTATAGTGACTGATACATACTGCGATCTTCATACCTGCAGTAACATTTATCAACGCGTTTGTATTGCTGCCGTTAGCACCCTGGCTGGATGATGTACCCGAAGGGACGCATCCTGTAACACCTGTATAACCACTATAATTACAACTTACTACCGGAGCGCCGGTAAAAACACTTGAAGGAGATAACCCTGTAATATTGTAAACAACAAAGTCATAATCATCATTCAGATTATTGGGAGTTAGCGTAAATCCGAGGGTACCATTGGCTGAAATCTTGAATGTGTACCAGAAAGGATTCAATGCACCGGCGGCAAGACAGCTGCCCGGAAGTGCTCCCCCATTATATGGGGGCACGGCTCCTATACTCAGCGATGAGTTACAAACACCCATTGCAGTTGTTGGAACCTGGCCGTTAATTTGAGAATAGGAATTTGCAACACCAGAACAGATCATTGCGATCATAAGAAAGGCTGCAACCGAAACCCGTTTAATCAATTGGATCGTTCTCTCTCGTAAAAATTGTGAGGTTAAGTACTTCATTGTTTATTAGTAAAAAATAGAGATCAAAAAAAGGCACCATGCTTTATCACCTCAAGATCACAAATATAATAGTTTAGCAAAATTTACTACCACCCACTACTCCTTAATAAACTTCGCTGTTGCGATCTTCGTTCCTTCCCTCACACAACTCACCGAATAGAATCCTTGCGCAAAGGAGCTGACATCTATTTGCACCTTACCATTACCAGCTGGCAAAACCTTCAACAGTTTACCTGCCATATCGAACACGGCAATTTCGGTGATATCGGTGGTTACAACATCGAACTCAACAGTTATCGTCTCGCTGGCGGGGTTAGGATACATTTTTAGTTCAGACACCTTAACCACTGTCGAACCAATTGTCGTCGGTGCGTTATAGTAAGACTTCTGCAAACAGCCGTCCTTTGTTGTGATCACCCAATAGTAATTTTTATTGAGATCAGGGTTAACATTTAGGTAGTCCTGGTTGGTCTCATTGGCAACAATTGATGAGTCTAGCGTAATCTTATCGTCATAACCCCAACGATAACTATCCATATCATGCTGCAGGCACACAAAACGACCATTATGATAAATGATCTCTGGCTGCTGCGCCACTTGTGTTCCAACTTCCACAGTGTAGGTTGCGCTTGAATCACAGCCCGTACCTATTATCATAGTTGTCAAAACAACATGGCTTGTACCAGGATACGGAAAACTTATCAACGCCTGCTGTTTTGTTGAACTCTGAGCCCAAACCTCGGCGTTTGTCGCAGTCCAGTTATACGTAGCCCCCTGCGGTGCTGCGCTGGCAGCACCAAAGTTCTGAAACATTGTTTTTGAGCAAAGAACATCCGGCGATTTAATTGTAATAACAGGAATATGCGGTCTTGGATTCACTGTTAGCGTAACGTTCTCATTGTTTGTACATCCATTTGCCGCTAAAACATAAGCATATGTGACTGTTAGCGCCGAAGAAGTGACATTAGTCAGAATCTCATTAATTCCGCCGGTGCCATTGCCTGTTACAGGTGTAATTCCGGCCACACTAGCTCTGCTCCACATGTAAGCAGTACCCGACGTAAGGCTGATCGGAGTATATACGAACGGATTATCACCACATATTACATGATTCAATTGACTGGTCAACTTGGGAGTTGGGTTAACTGTTACTGTGACGTTCTGCGTATTGGTGCAACTGTTTGCTGTAAGCACAAACAGGTAAGTTACTACGATTGGGTTAGGAGTCGTGTTCACAAGCTGCTCAGATATACTGCCAAAACCTGAGGATGCAGCATTGCTTATTCCCGGAACTGCCGCCCTGCTCCATCCAAAACTCGTTCCCGGAGTAGCGCTGCCAGGCGCATAATTGAACTGAGTGTTGTTACAAATAGCTGGAGGAGTTTGAGTACTTGCTAGTACAGGTATTGGGTTAACAGTAATTATAAATGTACTAGCCGTACCGATGCATCCGTTAGCAGACGGACCAACAGTAACAACTGCCACCTGTGGTACTGCGCCAGAATTAATGCTGGTAAACGACGGAATATTACCTGTACCGCTAGCTGCAAGACCAATTGAGGTATTACTGTTCGTCCAATTGAACGTCGAGCCGCTAACGGGGCCAGTAAAGCTTATAGCGGTTGTATTGCTACCTCCGCACAAGGTCTGGTTCGTTACTGCAGCCATCGCAGGCGTTGGATTTACGGTTATCGTAAATAATCCGGTGGTTCCTATACATCCATTAGCAGATGGTGTTACTGTCACTGTAGCAGTGGTAGGTGCATTAGAAGCATTAGCTGCTACAAACGATGAAATATCCCCAACTCCACTTGATGCAAGGCCAATGGAAGATGCATTGTTTGTCCAGCTGTAGCTTGTGCCGGCTACGGAGCTATTAAAGCTCACTGTTGCAGTTGATGCACCATTACACAGCGTTTGATTTGAAACAGTGTTTACCGTCGGTGTAGGATTTACGGTTATTGTAAACGTCCTGATCACGCCAACACATGCATTAGCTGTTGGGGTAACTGTTATCGTAGCAGTCACCGGTGCGTTCGAATTATTGATTGCGTTGAACGGAGCGATATTCCCATTACCACTCGCAGGAAGCCCTATCAATGTTGAATTGTTTGTCCAGTTGAACGTGCTACCACTTACGGAACCGCCGAAATTGACTGCAGTAGTAGAGGCTCCGTTACACACTGTTTGATTTGACACCGCATTTGCGGTTGGCGTTGGATTAACAGTTATTGTAACCACCTTAGGTGTACCAGCACAACCATTTGCAATTGGTGTCACCGTGATGGTAGCTACAACAGGCGCCGTACCTGTATTAGTCGCAGTAAACGATGCGATATTACCTGTTCCGCTCGCCGCAAGGCCAATTGATGTCAGCGAGTTTGTCCAATTATAACTAGTACCGCTTACAGGCGATCCGCTGAAGTTTATCGTAGTTGTCGATGCTCCGTTGCATACGGTCTGATTTGAAACAGTATTCACCGATGGAGTCGGATTCGCTGTTATCGTAAACGTACTTGCTGTGCCCGTACACGTATTGGCGGAAGGTGTTACGGTTATCGTTGCTGTAACTGGTGCACTTGTTGCATTTACGGCATTAAACGATGCAATGTTGCCAGTGCCGTTTGCGCTGAGACCGATGGATGTTGTGCTATTTGTCCAACTGAATGTCGTACCATTTACTGCTCCGCTAAAATTAACCGCAGTTGTGGGCGCCCCATTACAAACAGCTTGATTGGCAACGACATTTACTGTCGGTGCCGGATTTACTGTTATGGCAAAGCTTGTAGACGTGCCTGTACAACCGGCCCTCACAGGAGTCACGGTGATTGTTGCTGTAACTGGCGATGTACCGCTGTTGGCTGCCGTAAAAGATGAAATATCGCCACTGCCATTGGCGGCAAGGCCAATTGATGCCTGGTTATTTGTCCAGTTGAATGTCGTACCACTTACTACTCCACCAAACGCGACCGTTGTTGTCGAACTGCCGTTACACACCGTTTGATTTGACACAGTACTTACTGTTGGAATTGGATTTACTGTAATCGTAAGGTTCCTAGGTACACCTGCACAACCACTCTTCACTGGTATTACTATGATAGTTGCTACTACAGGGGCTGTACCTGCGTTTGCTGCTGTAAATGACGCAATATCACCGCTACCATTTGCAGTGAGACCGATCGAAGTCTGGTCATTGGTCCAATTAAAAGTAGTGCTGCCCAATGCTCCACTGAATGCTACAGCCGCAGTAGGCGATCCATTGCATACTGACTGGTTTGATACCGTGTTTACCGTCGGAGTTGGGTTAACTGTTACTGTAAAAGTTCCAGGGGTGCCGGTGCATCCTGCTCTTACCGGAGTGACAATGATGGTTGCGG is a genomic window containing:
- a CDS encoding PKD domain-containing protein, which gives rise to MIAMICSGVANSYSQINGQVPTTAMGVCNSSLSIGAVPPYNGGALPGSCLAAGALNPFWYTFKISANGTLGFTLTPNNLNDDYDFVVYNITGLSPSSVFTGAPVVSCNYSGYTGVTGCVPSGTSSSQGANGSNTNALINVTAGMKIAVCISHYTSSNQSGYTLAFTGGTSVPVNIAPELDSVAVNTCNKNLFVKLDASVDCGSIATNGSDFYLMPGNIAIPAAAGIGCGPSTFTSALQLTLPTNIAAGNYTLHVKNGSDGNTLLNNCGLPMDITETIPFTVSPAPLPTVGYSISSSATQCLNGNSFSFSNNSTIAAGSMTYAWSYGDGTSGTTVNGIRNYTAAGAYNVKLIGTSDKGCKDSATNSVIVNANTPASVSTVANPGNNICPGTSVTFTATPTGGGASPTYQWRKNAVNVSTGAAYSLVPAAGDIIDVVMTPNVTCPSSPTATSSPDTITYKSALVPAVSIIQTPNTAICPGTAVLFNVTPINGGLTPSYQWKLNGNVVATTSNWGNSSLNNGDVVSVVMTPNINGCVWPTTASANSTIIVNANVPASVSIVANPGNNICSGTSVTFTATPTGGGTTPTYQWKKNGSNVGSNSATYNAGTTLAQGDLITCEMISATCAIPKPATSNAISMNVTTTVTPSVSISTVPSPIACIGGVLTFVANPQNAGNTPTYQWKIDGSPVGTNFPSYTDNGTLSAGLHTVSVTMTSSITQCITTATATGTLSKTITALVTPTVSITSTQAPGGDACSGASITFTPTVTNAGTPAYQWKKNGLVVGTGSSYAPGTTLATGDVISCEMISTAACASPTIVNSAPVNMTIWPNVAAAVTITSTPGNTVSCIGLPVTFTAVATNVGSNPTYQWKLNGSNVGTNSPTYVDAALTTGNTVSCVVTTSIPCSTPKPATSNTLTMTMNAIGTASVNLAVSPDSVGCEKTPFTFYTYHTNSGVNPAYQWYVNGSPIPGAAQAVYSNNALVDGNVITCKLTSSMVCVFPVMSPPISVEVTPSPVPTLSIAAVPDAGGINFMATLTNGGINPTFQWRKNGHDVPGATGPVYKGIGLSPADKINVFVHSNIECANPEFLLSNTLEVAKVTGINTVTSSFDELILFPNPNEGRFTVIGATKAAANISASVEVLNAVGQVVFNNATELKGGKLEIDVDLGGHNAAGIYMLRVTIDGRTDNLRFVVKE